From the genome of Sulfurovum sp. NBC37-1, one region includes:
- a CDS encoding TOBE domain-containing protein codes for MNRITAAITGIDTVENLNIVQFNVQGDSLTMMSLDLGDTVRIGTVVKLAVKATNIAIGKDIGGSLSYANQLPVIVENIEEGVLLSAVTLRHLDTALEAIITADTLKKMDLHIGEKVTALIKASEIYIQEIIYE; via the coding sequence ATGAACAGAATTACTGCAGCGATCACCGGTATCGATACGGTTGAAAATCTCAACATCGTACAGTTTAATGTACAGGGTGACAGCCTGACAATGATGAGTTTAGACCTTGGTGATACCGTCCGGATCGGAACCGTGGTCAAACTTGCAGTCAAAGCAACGAACATAGCCATAGGGAAGGATATCGGCGGATCATTGAGTTATGCCAACCAGTTACCGGTTATCGTGGAAAACATTGAAGAGGGTGTCTTGTTGAGTGCTGTGACTTTAAGGCATCTCGATACCGCTTTGGAGGCGATCATTACTGCCGATACTTTGAAAAAGATGGATTTGCATATAGGTGAAAAGGTCACAGCACTCATCAAAGCGAGTGAAATCTACATTCAGGAGATCATCTATGAATGA
- a CDS encoding IS5-like element ISSlsp2 family transposase, with the protein MIQEKQERVTLFDHCKQLSDIIDENHPLVKLANSIDWKSIEEDLSKAYPSTTGHPNKPIRLMVGLHYLRYMFDLSDESIVWAYIENPYYQYFCGEKVFQHTFPIDRSSMSKFRERLKKKKLYKLLQETIKSGFQTKVIKPKSIEYAVIDSTVQEKNIAYPTDAKLYYKGIVLLAKLARRLNIRLRQSYIRAGKKLLIKYSRYNHAKQFRRKAATLKKLKIRLGRVLREIVRKSEEDGISLDLDARILLEQCQKLFDQKRNSKNKLYSFHEPHTACISKGKAHKRYEFGNKSTFITTTRECFIIHADAHEGNPYDGHTLKEALDKTNESVSDLFNKSIDYLFTDKGYRGHGYQGDTTVLIETSANKKRHKKLKRRSSIETVFSHTKQDHRMGRNFLIGEHGNLVNTIMAACGYNLRKIYNKFRKAFVKMLSVLFFMLFREQYRVQLVPNRA; encoded by the coding sequence ATGATTCAGGAAAAACAAGAGAGAGTCACCTTGTTTGATCACTGCAAACAGCTGAGTGACATCATCGATGAAAATCATCCGCTTGTTAAATTGGCAAACTCTATCGATTGGAAAAGTATCGAAGAAGATCTCAGTAAAGCCTATCCTTCCACTACAGGCCATCCCAATAAACCTATCCGCCTGATGGTAGGGTTGCATTATCTGCGCTACATGTTTGATCTGAGTGATGAAAGTATCGTCTGGGCCTATATCGAGAATCCCTACTATCAGTACTTCTGCGGAGAGAAAGTGTTTCAACACACTTTTCCTATAGACAGAAGCTCTATGAGCAAATTTCGAGAGAGGCTCAAAAAGAAAAAACTCTACAAACTGCTGCAAGAGACCATCAAAAGCGGTTTTCAAACAAAAGTAATCAAACCCAAAAGTATAGAGTACGCCGTGATTGACTCTACGGTACAGGAGAAAAACATTGCCTACCCCACAGATGCCAAACTCTATTACAAAGGCATTGTTCTTCTTGCCAAACTGGCCAGGCGTCTGAATATCAGACTCCGACAAAGCTATATCAGAGCAGGAAAGAAACTCCTGATCAAATACTCCCGCTACAACCATGCCAAACAGTTCAGACGCAAAGCTGCCACACTCAAGAAACTCAAAATAAGACTGGGAAGGGTCTTGAGAGAAATAGTACGAAAATCCGAAGAGGATGGGATCAGCCTGGACCTGGATGCCAGAATCCTTCTTGAACAGTGCCAAAAGCTCTTTGATCAAAAACGCAACTCCAAAAACAAACTCTACAGTTTTCATGAACCTCATACAGCCTGCATCTCAAAAGGCAAAGCACACAAGCGTTATGAGTTTGGCAACAAGTCCACTTTCATCACTACCACCAGGGAGTGTTTCATTATTCACGCTGATGCGCATGAAGGCAATCCCTATGACGGACATACGCTGAAAGAGGCACTCGATAAAACAAATGAGAGTGTATCCGATCTATTCAATAAAAGTATTGATTACCTCTTTACCGATAAGGGGTACAGGGGTCACGGTTATCAAGGTGATACAACTGTACTGATCGAGACATCTGCAAACAAAAAAAGACACAAGAAGCTCAAACGGAGATCCTCCATAGAAACGGTATTCTCCCATACCAAACAGGATCACCGGATGGGAAGAAATTTCCTCATAGGAGAACATGGCAATCTGGTCAATACGATTATGGCAGCCTGTGGATACAATCTAAGGAAAATCTACAACAAGTTCAGGAAGGCATTCGTGAAAATGCTTTCTGTCTTGTTTTTTATGCTCTTTAGGGAGCAATACAGGGTTCAGTTGGTTCCAAACAGGGCTTAA
- a CDS encoding toll/interleukin-1 receptor domain-containing protein, protein MKIFLSYSSKDHVYKDEIKITLSVLKRENKIHLWVDDEKLKVGDIFDSIIKKEIIDSDIFLLLLSRNFWASDYIQEQELPLILKQSAEKNAIIIPIILKDTGDLLNHDEVKNINAIPRDEKDDKRLLPIDTFESQEKAYNSILSSIQNLITTSKNYIPYLELSRYSLKTLSPYNDLEKIELREIVHKNETTFEIEFIEHYESQKKVDKILIFSYSKKEKEFLIAKFSNSKQFNAISNQLKTQKLITKYQILSYLDTTLEVLFPVPSRIKSIEKFIQTDDIKGITDLLQSKTSQKLLAYGSAGVGKTSTLSSLKSIFSDALVLIYDSFGGGTYKDFGAQRHLQQKILTQLINETAIGLGFELLLEQKFNIYDLELKFKLYIEEASKTLDKKKVIIIIDAADNNVDGAKYFNEEPYIPKLWSLNLPEHCYLIMSARGGLRKDSLLAPNDVLDFELKGFDIESTKQFLTQYFPKLEEKIALSFHKLTKGNPRIENYILQQINGNYDRIEALVKKDETISLEKIFEDMWEQALAVIEPITREHVEELICMSRPAKIDDFMLASGLTKNESLKITQTLEPGITVDQEHTIGFQDEDFETFLSTKIDEHTALNTHNRISKNLFTKIVSNHYATKYIAFHLEKAGNYTSLIDITLNFNLEHIEDRLERKEIQKDRVQRALNMALEKKDYQNIYKLLYLVSELTKSDNTLHEFLQDSPELLSIYTNEENAVSYYTSNFENLENLNYRCAYLLSKVNNKRSIEFLKVGDVWLRKTLDRRKEDKGGHANNIDTSDIAKRSISAYYTEGLEKCIESFSVWRLWFLIQVINDIPKDFLLEMTIEKQEEIYEKYHTRMHPFVQAKLLVLLNNIGNTPSRELVHRVAKKLYRYIQLKPKRIEILQGNRGYMHRDDLNTISLDFSILALKFGFDKKIILPTILKTTTQSFETLHDDHSLRGFYETFLALGLKHTIETNEIDYDELIKEKDNPSYTDTEDRKRKIGYIKNIMPYFQFYTKVIVNQLDFSTIEKEWTTSLEKATPSWHNQREYQGFAIKFELLTKILIMTNADRTAFIALIQNLKSIMDKYNLIQKITPILLEGRYLDEAFELIDLDVNITQKESLPAQDKVDVFNNYAKLVRFYDEERAKIYFELALEATGGLDDKVYFLYKFLVSLTQYVLPVLEKNEKYKLVNRNVAVVESLQGYLYETGDLVLNEAIKLIAHLDFSLALNIAHQWDNKIIYKQEKSLSEILPIAIEKEDLEYENLFSLRFLVKNSDILDTFLLLIEKFNETSKDALFNIIEKMIDFIRKNLSDKDQVSTLDAIRKWLSHNGYSSHTLTLELEKYHKFFKENNINPDNYIPPYTHKETIENWDNFFIPYLIDLPKYLTEMDKKISGYDTGRLLSEARSRLKYNQKVSWLEAICNVRVFYLKHYIDEFLTCILEWESDIQVNRHKEALIEKFVYTYSSRLLDSDEYITRLSHYVPKNRLYEIILNEEVKKSFSYELRDLYRLMDVSKEILKKDDAKNVMYDIFGRLENQLDTTPCNFNPNNYKEALVTFLWKQMGHPDRRIRWKAKYSTRELLKSSHTFIPMFIDKFSTYDGFPFTNDLSFYTISAKESLLLVFHRLSFEITDALKPYLKDFKNIVFDEDFPHIIIREIAKAITINLSNVQEMRLRLANSPRSCLIKKQTQGYGWNHQTRFNFDSMDTIPYWYNSMQNIYDIEMIDILKDAETWIIDKWGQNDAIEAKYLRHRWERDDYHLTSHRHGELPTIEEPVRHLEFESMFLVAGELLRTHSVNIERYSDGDVSEYDYFLGRYFENNDFWLSEFRQAKPLEAFPWGIFEREHNLEKFDNLLGITNDSWILHGNYNIYLERYSETIDISSALVSPNSSKTLLKLLQKADYYDYHMPIKNDDKTFTYQGYDLTGWIDSISLDLEKDSHDPYTHNMQSTLHLPSEEFIKICNLSIDKYKAIFTQNKKLIVKIERWSDDEKADYYDKFSSSGERMHVNSNAMIHYLQNKNMDLIISVTISNGEQKLGENEKKYSKKTILYLLTKDGDLERADKIKIV, encoded by the coding sequence ATGAAAATCTTCCTAAGTTACTCATCCAAAGACCATGTATATAAGGATGAAATAAAAATTACACTCTCTGTACTAAAGAGAGAAAATAAAATACACCTTTGGGTAGATGATGAAAAGTTAAAAGTAGGTGATATTTTTGATAGTATTATTAAAAAAGAAATCATTGATTCTGATATTTTTCTTCTATTGTTAAGTCGAAATTTTTGGGCTTCGGATTATATACAAGAGCAAGAACTACCACTGATTTTAAAACAATCAGCAGAAAAAAATGCCATAATAATTCCTATAATTTTAAAAGATACTGGCGACCTTTTAAATCACGATGAAGTAAAAAATATAAATGCGATACCAAGAGATGAAAAAGATGATAAAAGGCTACTTCCTATTGATACTTTTGAGTCTCAAGAAAAAGCTTATAATAGCATCTTGTCTTCTATTCAAAACCTAATTACTACAAGTAAAAATTATATACCTTACCTAGAACTCTCTCGATATAGTTTAAAGACACTTAGTCCGTATAATGACTTGGAAAAAATAGAATTAAGAGAGATTGTCCACAAGAATGAAACTACATTTGAAATAGAGTTTATTGAGCATTACGAGAGTCAGAAAAAGGTAGATAAAATATTGATCTTTTCTTATAGTAAAAAAGAGAAAGAGTTCTTGATCGCTAAATTTTCAAATTCAAAACAATTTAATGCTATTAGCAATCAATTAAAAACACAAAAATTGATTACGAAATATCAAATTTTGAGCTATTTAGATACTACATTAGAAGTATTATTTCCTGTGCCATCAAGAATAAAAAGTATAGAAAAGTTTATTCAAACTGATGATATTAAAGGGATAACGGATCTATTGCAATCAAAAACATCACAAAAACTATTGGCTTATGGTTCAGCAGGAGTGGGTAAAACATCTACATTATCTTCTTTAAAATCTATATTTTCTGATGCTCTAGTTTTAATATATGATAGTTTTGGAGGAGGTACATATAAAGATTTTGGTGCTCAAAGACATCTCCAGCAGAAGATACTAACACAACTCATAAATGAAACTGCAATAGGGTTAGGTTTTGAATTGTTATTAGAACAAAAATTTAATATCTATGACTTGGAATTAAAATTTAAGTTATATATAGAAGAAGCTTCAAAAACTTTAGATAAGAAAAAAGTAATTATAATAATAGATGCAGCAGATAATAATGTAGATGGTGCAAAATACTTTAATGAAGAACCATATATTCCTAAATTATGGAGCCTTAACTTACCTGAACATTGCTATTTGATAATGAGTGCTAGAGGTGGACTGAGAAAAGACTCATTATTAGCTCCAAATGATGTTTTAGACTTTGAGCTTAAAGGTTTTGATATTGAATCAACAAAACAATTTTTAACGCAGTATTTCCCAAAATTGGAAGAGAAGATAGCTTTGTCTTTTCATAAGTTGACTAAAGGTAACCCCCGTATTGAAAACTATATATTACAACAAATTAATGGGAACTATGATAGGATAGAGGCTCTTGTAAAAAAAGATGAAACTATATCTTTAGAAAAGATATTTGAAGATATGTGGGAGCAAGCATTAGCAGTTATTGAGCCTATTACTAGAGAGCATGTAGAAGAGCTTATCTGTATGTCAAGACCTGCAAAAATAGATGATTTTATGTTAGCTAGTGGATTAACCAAGAATGAATCTTTAAAAATAACTCAAACACTTGAACCAGGTATTACAGTAGATCAAGAACATACTATCGGATTCCAAGATGAAGATTTTGAAACATTTTTATCAACGAAAATTGATGAGCATACAGCACTAAACACACACAATAGAATTTCAAAGAATCTATTTACAAAAATCGTATCAAATCACTATGCTACTAAATATATAGCATTTCATTTAGAAAAAGCTGGGAATTATACTTCACTCATAGATATTACTCTCAACTTTAATTTAGAACATATTGAAGATAGACTAGAAAGAAAAGAGATACAAAAAGACAGAGTGCAACGAGCTCTAAATATGGCTCTTGAAAAAAAAGATTATCAAAATATTTATAAACTTTTATATTTAGTTTCTGAATTAACTAAATCAGATAATACGCTTCATGAGTTTCTACAAGATAGCCCTGAATTATTATCTATCTATACTAACGAAGAAAATGCAGTTAGTTACTACACGAGTAACTTTGAAAATTTAGAAAATTTAAATTATCGTTGCGCATATCTTTTATCAAAAGTAAATAATAAAAGGTCTATAGAGTTTTTAAAAGTTGGTGATGTGTGGTTAAGAAAAACACTAGATAGGCGAAAAGAAGATAAAGGAGGACATGCAAATAATATAGATACTTCAGATATAGCAAAAAGAAGTATATCGGCTTATTATACAGAAGGGCTAGAGAAATGCATAGAGTCGTTTAGTGTTTGGAGATTATGGTTTTTAATTCAAGTTATAAATGATATACCAAAAGATTTCCTACTTGAAATGACTATAGAAAAGCAAGAGGAGATATATGAAAAATATCATACTCGGATGCACCCCTTTGTTCAGGCAAAATTATTGGTTTTACTAAATAATATTGGGAATACGCCATCTAGAGAACTTGTTCACCGTGTTGCTAAAAAACTCTATAGATATATCCAGTTAAAGCCTAAAAGAATTGAAATTTTACAAGGGAATAGAGGCTACATGCATAGAGATGATTTAAATACGATTTCTCTAGATTTTTCCATTTTAGCTCTTAAGTTTGGTTTTGATAAAAAAATTATCTTACCAACAATTCTAAAAACTACAACACAATCATTTGAGACTCTTCATGATGATCATTCATTGCGTGGTTTTTATGAAACATTTTTAGCACTAGGATTAAAACATACTATAGAGACTAATGAAATTGACTATGATGAACTTATAAAAGAAAAAGATAATCCAAGCTACACAGATACAGAAGATAGAAAAAGAAAAATTGGGTATATAAAGAATATCATGCCTTATTTTCAATTTTATACTAAAGTCATAGTAAATCAATTAGATTTTAGTACCATTGAAAAAGAATGGACAACATCTTTAGAAAAAGCAACACCAAGCTGGCATAATCAAAGAGAGTATCAAGGATTTGCCATTAAATTTGAGCTTTTAACTAAAATTTTAATAATGACAAATGCAGATAGAACAGCTTTTATAGCTTTAATACAAAATTTAAAAAGTATAATGGACAAATATAATCTTATTCAGAAAATCACTCCTATATTATTGGAAGGAAGATATTTGGATGAAGCTTTTGAGCTTATTGATCTTGATGTTAATATTACTCAAAAGGAATCCTTGCCTGCTCAAGATAAAGTTGATGTTTTTAATAACTATGCGAAATTAGTTAGATTTTATGATGAAGAACGGGCTAAAATATATTTTGAATTGGCACTAGAAGCTACAGGTGGATTAGATGACAAAGTTTATTTTTTATATAAGTTTTTAGTGTCTTTAACTCAATATGTTTTACCAGTTTTAGAGAAAAATGAAAAATATAAACTAGTCAATCGAAATGTTGCTGTAGTAGAATCATTACAAGGATACTTATATGAAACAGGTGATCTTGTACTAAATGAAGCAATTAAATTAATTGCTCATTTGGATTTTTCTTTAGCATTAAATATTGCTCATCAATGGGATAATAAAATTATCTATAAACAAGAGAAGAGTTTATCTGAAATTCTTCCTATTGCTATAGAAAAAGAAGATCTAGAATATGAAAATTTATTTTCGCTAAGATTTTTAGTAAAAAATAGCGATATTTTAGATACCTTTTTATTATTAATTGAGAAATTCAATGAGACAAGTAAAGACGCACTATTTAATATCATAGAAAAGATGATAGATTTTATACGTAAAAACCTTTCGGATAAAGATCAGGTATCTACATTGGATGCAATAAGAAAATGGCTATCTCATAATGGTTATAGTTCACATACATTAACATTAGAACTTGAAAAATATCATAAGTTTTTTAAAGAAAATAATATCAACCCTGACAATTATATTCCTCCGTATACACATAAGGAAACAATTGAAAACTGGGATAACTTCTTTATTCCATATTTAATAGATCTTCCAAAATACTTAACAGAAATGGATAAAAAAATTAGTGGATACGATACAGGTAGATTACTTTCTGAAGCAAGAAGTAGATTAAAATATAATCAAAAAGTTTCATGGCTAGAAGCAATTTGTAATGTAAGGGTTTTTTATCTTAAACATTATATAGATGAATTTCTTACCTGTATATTGGAGTGGGAATCTGATATACAGGTAAATAGACATAAAGAGGCTTTAATAGAAAAATTTGTCTATACATATAGCTCTAGGCTATTAGATTCAGATGAGTATATTACAAGATTATCACACTATGTACCTAAAAATAGACTATATGAAATTATATTAAATGAAGAAGTGAAAAAATCATTTTCTTATGAACTTCGTGATTTGTATCGATTAATGGATGTTTCTAAAGAGATTTTAAAAAAAGATGATGCTAAAAATGTTATGTACGATATATTCGGAAGACTTGAAAATCAATTAGATACTACACCTTGTAACTTTAATCCTAATAACTATAAAGAAGCTTTGGTTACATTTTTATGGAAACAAATGGGACATCCTGATAGGCGAATAAGATGGAAAGCCAAATATAGTACCAGAGAGCTTTTAAAAAGCAGCCATACATTTATTCCTATGTTTATAGATAAATTTTCTACATATGATGGTTTTCCTTTTACAAATGATTTGAGTTTTTATACTATCTCAGCAAAAGAATCTCTTTTATTGGTATTTCATAGATTATCATTTGAAATTACTGATGCATTAAAGCCATATTTAAAAGATTTCAAAAATATTGTATTTGATGAAGATTTTCCTCATATAATCATTAGAGAAATAGCAAAAGCGATTACCATAAACTTGTCTAATGTTCAAGAAATGCGATTAAGATTAGCCAATTCACCTCGTAGTTGTCTTATTAAAAAACAGACACAAGGATATGGATGGAACCATCAAACAAGATTTAACTTTGATTCTATGGATACTATACCATACTGGTATAACTCTATGCAAAATATTTATGATATAGAAATGATAGATATATTAAAAGATGCAGAAACATGGATAATTGATAAGTGGGGACAAAATGATGCTATCGAAGCGAAATATCTACGACATAGATGGGAGAGAGATGATTATCACTTGACATCACATAGGCATGGTGAACTACCAACTATAGAAGAACCAGTAAGACACTTAGAATTTGAATCTATGTTTTTGGTGGCAGGTGAACTTTTGAGAACACATTCAGTTAATATAGAAAGATATTCAGATGGTGATGTGTCGGAATATGATTATTTTTTAGGTAGGTATTTTGAAAATAATGATTTTTGGCTTTCTGAATTTAGACAAGCAAAGCCACTAGAAGCATTTCCATGGGGGATTTTTGAAAGAGAACATAACTTAGAGAAGTTTGATAATCTTCTAGGTATAACAAATGACTCTTGGATACTGCATGGGAATTACAATATTTATTTAGAAAGATATTCTGAAACAATTGATATATCAAGTGCATTGGTGTCTCCTAATTCCTCAAAGACCTTACTTAAACTATTGCAAAAAGCAGATTATTATGATTACCATATGCCTATAAAAAATGACGATAAGACATTTACTTATCAAGGGTATGACCTTACAGGATGGATCGATAGCATATCTTTAGATTTGGAAAAAGATTCTCATGATCCTTATACTCATAATATGCAATCAACCTTACATCTTCCCTCTGAGGAATTTATAAAAATATGTAATTTGTCAATAGATAAATATAAAGCAATTTTTACACAAAACAAAAAACTAATTGTTAAGATAGAAAGATGGTCAGATGATGAAAAAGCAGATTATTATGATAAGTTTTCATCTTCAGGTGAACGTATGCATGTTAATAGTAATGCGATGATTCACTACTTACAGAATAAAAATATGGATTTAATCATATCCGTAACTATTAGCAATGGTGAACAGAAGCTTGGTGAAAATGAAAAAAAATATAGCAAAAAAACAATTTTATATCTTTTGACAAAAGATGGTGACCTAGAAAGGGCAGATAAAATAAAAATAGTTTAA
- a CDS encoding TOBE domain-containing protein codes for MEVTSPLTFEISGEPFLLEKRIRLLHAINEHGSISKAAKAVPMSYKSAWEAVDAMNALSPEPIVFRETGGKDGGGTTITAYGMQLLENYALLKEEHNRFLERLSKLTDIQSGAFKTIGRLGLQISARNQIQAVVTAVEPGEVNAKVHLKLKSGQELVSVITEEAVEDLDIKEGQVVTAICKSSNVYLLAENENKNEMENHLEGRVVQMEKDRKNAKITVDIGEHDTIVSVMSLANFEKWAIAESSSVIVVIEAKNLMLGR; via the coding sequence ATGGAAGTCACATCGCCACTTACCTTTGAAATTTCCGGTGAACCGTTCCTGCTGGAAAAACGTATACGCCTTTTACATGCGATAAATGAGCATGGTTCCATTTCCAAGGCGGCCAAAGCAGTACCTATGAGTTACAAGAGTGCCTGGGAAGCGGTTGATGCGATGAACGCACTCTCTCCGGAACCCATTGTTTTCAGGGAAACAGGCGGAAAAGATGGCGGCGGTACGACCATTACAGCATATGGAATGCAGCTTTTGGAGAATTATGCACTGCTGAAAGAAGAGCATAACCGTTTTCTGGAACGTCTTTCCAAATTGACGGACATTCAGAGTGGAGCGTTTAAAACCATTGGGCGGCTGGGATTGCAGATCTCGGCACGAAACCAGATACAGGCAGTGGTTACAGCCGTTGAACCCGGAGAGGTCAATGCAAAGGTTCACCTGAAATTAAAAAGTGGGCAAGAACTGGTTTCTGTGATCACGGAAGAAGCCGTTGAAGACCTTGATATAAAAGAAGGACAGGTGGTAACGGCTATTTGTAAGTCTTCAAATGTTTACCTCCTTGCGGAGAATGAGAATAAGAATGAGATGGAAAACCATCTTGAAGGCAGGGTAGTACAGATGGAAAAAGACAGAAAAAATGCGAAGATAACGGTAGATATCGGCGAGCATGATACGATCGTTTCTGTAATGTCCCTGGCGAACTTTGAGAAATGGGCAATAGCAGAAAGCAGTAGTGTCATAGTAGTAATTGAAGCAAAAAATTTAATGTTGGGAAGATAA
- the modA gene encoding molybdate ABC transporter substrate-binding protein has protein sequence MLKKLFLGILLLNSLLFADTITVFAASDLKFALDSIKAKFLVQHPDDTVNMIYGSSGKGRIQVEKGAPYDLYFSANMDYVEYLHKNGDIVTKPRLYAIGRIVIWSKNKNFDAKKGFENFKMSWVHKVTIANPSHAPYGQKAKQALESIGLYKALEPRIVFGENISQTANYINMKAADIGIIALSLVLAPGIAGSEYSSYYLIDDSLHEPLRQGYGITKQGSKSKLAKAFYEFMQTPQVQQIMKKYGFVVNKQA, from the coding sequence ATGCTAAAAAAACTCTTTTTGGGAATCTTACTGCTGAACAGTCTGCTCTTTGCCGATACGATTACGGTTTTTGCGGCAAGTGATCTGAAATTCGCACTTGACAGCATCAAGGCAAAGTTTCTGGTACAGCATCCGGACGATACGGTCAATATGATCTACGGCTCTTCGGGTAAAGGAAGGATACAGGTGGAAAAAGGGGCGCCATACGATCTCTATTTCTCTGCCAATATGGATTATGTGGAGTATCTGCACAAAAACGGGGATATCGTGACGAAACCCAGACTTTATGCCATAGGAAGGATCGTGATATGGAGCAAAAATAAAAATTTTGATGCTAAAAAAGGGTTTGAGAATTTCAAAATGTCATGGGTACATAAAGTGACCATTGCCAATCCGTCGCATGCGCCGTATGGACAGAAAGCGAAACAGGCGCTTGAAAGTATTGGGCTCTACAAAGCGCTGGAACCCAGGATCGTCTTTGGCGAGAATATCTCCCAAACAGCGAACTATATCAATATGAAAGCTGCCGATATAGGCATCATCGCACTTTCGCTGGTACTTGCTCCCGGCATTGCCGGGAGTGAATACAGCAGTTACTATCTGATAGATGATTCGCTTCATGAACCGCTGAGACAGGGGTACGGTATCACGAAACAGGGTTCGAAGTCAAAACTGGCCAAAGCATTTTATGAGTTTATGCAAACACCACAGGTACAGCAGATCATGAAAAAGTACGGTTTTGTCGTCAATAAACAGGCATAA
- the modB gene encoding molybdate ABC transporter permease subunit — protein MNELFQTIEFTPFVLSFKLAAITSMILFTIALPLAWYLSQTRSKVKPVLEAVTALPIVLPPSVLGFYMLWALSANSPIGAFFEEIFGVKLAFSFPGLVIASCFYSMPFMVQPLQSGFESLNKNMLEASYIAGKSRWMTLLKVALPNIKPSLMTALIVTFAHTVGEFGVVLMVGGSIPGETKVASVAIYDMVEMMDYTSAHIYSAIMIVMSFLVLLAVYIFNAKQHKKFGLQ, from the coding sequence ATGAATGAATTGTTTCAGACCATCGAATTCACGCCTTTTGTGCTTTCATTCAAACTCGCGGCGATCACGTCAATGATTCTTTTCACGATAGCCCTGCCTCTGGCATGGTACCTTTCGCAGACACGTTCCAAAGTGAAGCCTGTCCTGGAAGCCGTTACAGCTTTGCCTATCGTACTGCCGCCCTCCGTTCTGGGGTTCTATATGCTCTGGGCACTCTCAGCCAACTCTCCCATAGGGGCTTTTTTTGAAGAGATATTCGGTGTCAAGCTGGCTTTCTCTTTTCCCGGACTGGTGATAGCCAGCTGTTTTTACTCCATGCCCTTCATGGTCCAGCCCCTGCAGAGCGGATTTGAATCGCTCAATAAAAATATGCTTGAAGCGAGCTACATCGCAGGCAAAAGCAGATGGATGACGCTTCTCAAAGTGGCACTGCCCAACATCAAACCTTCCCTGATGACTGCGCTTATTGTGACCTTCGCCCATACGGTCGGCGAGTTCGGTGTGGTACTGATGGTGGGAGGCAGTATTCCCGGTGAGACGAAAGTGGCATCGGTGGCTATCTATGATATGGTCGAAATGATGGACTATACCTCTGCACATATCTACAGTGCCATTATGATCGTCATGAGTTTTCTGGTATTGCTGGCTGTCTATATCTTCAATGCAAAACAGCATAAAAAGTTTGGTTTACAATGA